A stretch of the Haloplanus aerogenes genome encodes the following:
- a CDS encoding winged helix-turn-helix domain-containing protein, with protein MVETDRRTEKGVRKPTPLLPDDSGLTLEEYLAMQQAIGHPTRFRILRTLTANDELSATDLKSAVDVESHNFHYHLDELVDVGLVDKRQRRTANSQGFYTYYRPTAMGRGILEYGVEELMRREREFNEAYS; from the coding sequence ATGGTAGAAACCGATCGACGAACGGAAAAGGGGGTCCGTAAACCGACGCCACTACTGCCCGATGACAGTGGCCTCACGCTGGAGGAGTATCTGGCGATGCAACAGGCAATTGGTCATCCCACGCGATTTCGCATCCTACGTACGCTCACCGCAAACGACGAGTTGAGTGCTACTGACCTCAAATCCGCCGTCGATGTGGAATCCCACAATTTCCACTACCATCTCGACGAGCTCGTCGATGTCGGACTCGTCGACAAACGCCAGCGACGAACCGCGAACAGCCAGGGATTTTACACGTATTATCGGCCGACTGCGATGGGTCGTGGAATCCTCGAATACGGTGTTGAGGAGTTAATGCGGCGTGAACGGGAGTTTAACGAGGCGTACTCCTGA
- a CDS encoding outer membrane protein assembly factor BamB family protein, translated as MELDNWETLLEATESGIYAGAGSYLNSVNTDGTVEWVIHADDQLRGITVNNGTVYGSDDAGYAYAVDIGGTLHWKTELMFSTVSDGQRTTHFGSPLGAPIVQGDTVYVTGGNYLWSLGIDDGSITSHLKFGESEITTQVVAAGNRLFYGGGPTVIRAVNPDDGSSEWTFTPEDARAAGAAAPPVITGDSMFVAANEVRDSTPIPAMYRLDTADGEVDQRTVLPGPTTWLKFIDGLLYALIDKDVYILDSETMSVAGYFSPDTESRHFLLVPANEELYFTMGKTLYRLSTSV; from the coding sequence GTGGAACTGGATAACTGGGAGACGTTGTTGGAAGCAACGGAAAGTGGCATTTATGCTGGTGCTGGCTCCTATTTAAACAGCGTCAACACAGACGGAACAGTTGAATGGGTGATCCACGCAGACGATCAGCTTAGGGGCATCACCGTTAATAATGGCACTGTATATGGCAGTGACGACGCAGGCTACGCTTACGCTGTTGACATTGGCGGGACTCTTCACTGGAAGACTGAGTTGATGTTCAGTACGGTTAGCGATGGCCAGAGGACAACCCACTTCGGGTCTCCCCTGGGAGCTCCAATTGTTCAGGGGGATACCGTGTATGTCACTGGAGGGAACTACCTCTGGAGTTTAGGAATTGACGACGGGTCAATTACGTCTCATCTAAAATTCGGCGAATCTGAAATCACGACGCAAGTTGTTGCAGCGGGCAATCGGCTGTTCTATGGCGGAGGGCCCACTGTTATCAGGGCTGTGAATCCTGATGACGGTTCGAGTGAATGGACGTTCACCCCGGAGGACGCTCGAGCGGCTGGAGCAGCGGCTCCGCCAGTTATTACCGGTGACAGTATGTTCGTCGCTGCGAACGAAGTGCGAGACAGTACGCCAATCCCCGCGATGTATCGTCTTGACACCGCTGACGGGGAGGTTGACCAGCGGACAGTTCTTCCGGGGCCGACGACGTGGCTCAAGTTCATTGATGGATTGTTGTATGCTCTCATCGACAAGGACGTGTATATTCTCGATTCCGAGACGATGTCGGTAGCAGGGTACTTCAGTCCCGACACTGAAAGCCGTCACTTCCTTCTGGTGCCCGCAAATGAAGAACTGTATTTCACTATGGGGAAGACGCTCTACCGACTGTCGACATCCGTATGA
- a CDS encoding (Fe-S)-binding protein produces MPVLQTVTRETFWTIGPVGEAAFYYLAAVAILVFLYGVYARISEYAAAPADPFDRLDDLPGRVARATRLLLSNEAQFDRDTYAGVMHTFLVWGFLTLLIGTTILAIDMDIWTKLLGQPSFFVGRFYLSYSLVMDALGLLFVVGVGMALWRRYGVRESRLWGKHTDLEDDAFVWTLFALGVGGYVVEALRILGTGFPDFETVSFVGYALALLGQEAGISPATAETVYAAVWWSHSLLALGFVALLPYAKPVHMLTSMANIVTRDEQAGKRLPGVPADLPPDEIGTGSVDDFTWRERLDQDACTTCGRCSSVCPANEVGRNLDPRDVILDLKAYREERAAGEAEEVPIVADGGESVIDAESMHACLSCMACMDACPVDIEHVKQFTGMNRRLTESGEMDPHVQDAMMNVFQQGNVFGDPARKRPEWTDELEFEVPDAREEDVDLLWYVGDYPSYDERNERVAQSLARIFEAAGVSYGILYEDEQHDGNDVRRVGEEGLYEMLVEDNAAAFADAQFDEIVCTDPHSYNTFTHEYPEMAEEFDYPVSHYTEVVERLVREGQLPLSPALGQTVTYHDPCHLGRMNDVYEAPRDLVRSTGATLAEMPRNRADSFCCGGGGGGVWTEVEEERKPSEERLREAVEDTDGAVEQFVVACPMCTTMFEDGRKTGGYEEDLEIVDLTELLVEAMEAAAIDGADDTGRTGAAAD; encoded by the coding sequence ATGCCCGTCCTCCAAACCGTCACGCGGGAGACGTTCTGGACCATCGGCCCTGTGGGCGAGGCCGCCTTCTACTACCTCGCGGCCGTCGCCATCCTCGTCTTCCTGTACGGCGTCTACGCCCGGATTTCGGAGTACGCCGCGGCGCCGGCGGACCCCTTCGACCGTCTCGACGACCTGCCCGGCCGCGTCGCCCGCGCGACTCGACTCCTCCTCTCCAACGAGGCGCAGTTCGACCGCGACACCTACGCCGGCGTGATGCACACGTTCCTCGTCTGGGGCTTTCTCACACTGCTCATCGGGACGACCATCCTCGCCATCGACATGGACATCTGGACGAAACTGTTGGGTCAGCCCTCCTTTTTCGTCGGCCGATTCTACCTCTCGTACTCGCTGGTGATGGACGCACTCGGCCTCCTCTTCGTCGTCGGCGTCGGGATGGCGCTCTGGCGGCGCTACGGCGTCCGTGAGTCCCGTCTCTGGGGCAAACACACCGACCTGGAGGACGACGCCTTCGTCTGGACGCTCTTCGCCCTCGGCGTCGGCGGCTACGTCGTCGAGGCACTCCGCATCCTCGGCACCGGCTTCCCCGACTTCGAGACGGTGAGCTTCGTCGGCTACGCCCTCGCCCTCCTGGGGCAGGAAGCCGGCATCTCGCCCGCGACGGCCGAGACGGTCTACGCCGCCGTCTGGTGGAGTCACTCGTTGCTGGCGCTCGGCTTCGTCGCCCTCCTCCCCTACGCCAAACCCGTCCACATGCTCACCTCGATGGCGAATATCGTCACCCGCGACGAGCAGGCGGGCAAGCGTCTGCCGGGCGTCCCCGCCGACCTGCCGCCGGACGAAATCGGCACCGGCTCGGTCGACGACTTCACGTGGCGCGAACGCCTCGATCAGGACGCCTGTACCACCTGTGGCCGGTGTTCGTCCGTCTGTCCCGCCAACGAGGTGGGCCGCAACCTCGACCCGCGGGACGTGATCCTCGACCTGAAGGCCTACCGCGAGGAGCGGGCGGCCGGCGAGGCCGAGGAGGTGCCCATCGTCGCCGACGGGGGTGAGAGCGTCATCGACGCCGAGTCGATGCACGCCTGTCTCTCCTGTATGGCCTGTATGGACGCCTGCCCCGTCGACATCGAACACGTCAAGCAGTTCACGGGGATGAACCGCCGGCTCACCGAGTCGGGCGAGATGGACCCGCACGTGCAGGACGCGATGATGAACGTCTTCCAGCAGGGCAACGTCTTCGGCGACCCTGCGCGCAAGCGCCCGGAGTGGACCGACGAACTGGAGTTCGAGGTGCCCGACGCCCGCGAGGAGGACGTGGACCTGCTCTGGTACGTCGGCGACTACCCCTCCTACGACGAGCGCAACGAGCGCGTCGCGCAGTCGCTCGCCCGCATCTTCGAGGCGGCGGGCGTCTCCTACGGCATCCTCTACGAGGACGAGCAACACGACGGCAACGACGTGCGCCGCGTCGGCGAGGAGGGCCTCTACGAGATGCTCGTCGAGGACAACGCCGCCGCCTTCGCCGACGCTCAGTTCGACGAAATCGTCTGCACCGACCCGCACAGCTACAACACGTTCACCCACGAGTACCCCGAGATGGCCGAGGAGTTCGACTACCCCGTCTCCCACTACACCGAGGTGGTCGAGCGGCTGGTACGCGAGGGACAACTCCCCCTCTCACCCGCACTCGGCCAGACCGTCACGTACCACGACCCCTGCCACCTCGGGCGCATGAACGACGTGTACGAAGCACCCCGGGATCTCGTGCGCTCGACGGGCGCGACGCTCGCGGAGATGCCGCGCAACCGGGCCGACTCCTTCTGCTGTGGCGGCGGTGGCGGCGGCGTCTGGACCGAAGTCGAGGAGGAGCGAAAGCCGAGTGAGGAGCGCCTCCGCGAAGCGGTGGAAGATACCGACGGCGCGGTGGAGCAGTTCGTCGTCGCCTGCCCGATGTGTACGACGATGTTCGAGGACGGCCGCAAGACGGGCGGGTACGAGGAGGATCTGGAGATCGTCGACCTGACCGAACTGTTGGTGGAGGCGATGGAGGCAGCTGCCATCGACGGCGCGGACGACACTGGTCGGACGGGCGCTGCGGCGGACTGA
- a CDS encoding DUF7557 family protein, with protein sequence MADKTIRISEENWRRLEELKEEGDSFDDVVTRLTTGDRWSGFGALADVGISEGMADAHDRLREEMDRRVDES encoded by the coding sequence ATGGCCGACAAGACCATCCGCATCTCCGAGGAGAACTGGCGTCGGCTGGAGGAACTGAAAGAGGAGGGTGACTCTTTCGACGACGTCGTCACCCGCCTCACGACCGGCGACCGCTGGAGCGGGTTCGGCGCACTCGCTGACGTGGGTATCAGCGAGGGAATGGCCGACGCCCACGACCGGTTGCGCGAGGAGATGGATCGGCGCGTCGACGAGTCCTGA
- a CDS encoding PIN domain-containing protein — translation MLCFDTNLLGDYLDGIAAAKVFLEGYETEPWAVPSLVLFEAYMGAIYGRPRGTIEDVYAATREFEVLDIGDDTVLRAARLQKDLESSGIELESVDALLVASADEHGATFATNDGTLLEPAVGERIDVIEYPR, via the coding sequence ATGCTGTGTTTCGACACTAATCTCCTCGGTGACTACCTCGACGGCATCGCCGCCGCGAAGGTGTTTCTGGAGGGATACGAGACGGAGCCGTGGGCGGTTCCGAGCCTCGTGCTCTTCGAGGCCTATATGGGTGCAATCTACGGGCGACCACGCGGGACGATAGAGGACGTGTACGCGGCGACCCGCGAGTTCGAGGTGCTGGACATCGGTGACGACACCGTTCTCCGAGCGGCTCGCTTGCAGAAAGACCTCGAGTCCTCGGGCATCGAACTCGAATCCGTCGACGCGCTCCTCGTCGCCAGTGCCGACGAACACGGCGCGACGTTCGCCACGAACGACGGAACGCTTCTCGAACCGGCGGTGGGGGAACGCATCGATGTCATCGAGTACCCGCGCTAA
- a CDS encoding energy-coupling factor transporter transmembrane component T family protein, which produces MITYVAGDTPIHRLDPRTKLFVQAAVAVAAFAHTSPRGLLLLSAFVLGVCWLAATPLLASLRSYRAFLPFLVAGPLVEGATLGTPWFVPADAVTPALASYRVVLLLLVSTAYIRTTRVRESRAAIQWLLPGRAGVVLGAGVGFVLRFLPLLRDDLSTIRQAMDARLGSERSLRERIRLIGVTGLRRVFHRADRFALALQARCFAWNPTLPPLNATWRDGPAMLAGVGLVVWAVL; this is translated from the coding sequence ATGATCACCTACGTCGCGGGCGACACCCCGATCCACCGCCTCGACCCGCGGACCAAGCTGTTCGTGCAGGCCGCCGTCGCCGTCGCCGCCTTCGCCCACACGTCGCCTCGCGGCCTGCTTCTCCTCTCCGCGTTCGTCCTCGGCGTCTGCTGGCTGGCCGCGACGCCCCTTCTCGCCAGTCTGCGTTCCTACCGCGCCTTCCTGCCCTTCCTCGTCGCCGGGCCGCTCGTGGAGGGCGCGACGCTCGGGACTCCGTGGTTCGTCCCCGCCGACGCCGTCACGCCCGCGCTGGCGAGCTATCGGGTCGTCCTCCTCCTGCTCGTCTCGACGGCGTACATCCGCACCACGCGCGTCCGGGAGTCGCGGGCGGCGATCCAGTGGCTCCTCCCCGGCCGCGCGGGCGTCGTTCTCGGTGCCGGCGTCGGCTTCGTCCTCCGATTTCTCCCCCTGCTCCGCGACGACCTCTCGACGATTCGGCAGGCGATGGACGCCCGCCTCGGCTCGGAGCGCTCGCTCCGCGAGCGAATCCGGCTGATCGGTGTGACGGGTCTCCGACGCGTGTTCCACCGCGCCGACCGCTTCGCGCTCGCCCTGCAGGCCCGGTGTTTCGCGTGGAACCCGACGCTGCCGCCGTTGAACGCGACGTGGCGGGACGGGCCGGCGATGCTGGCGGGGGTTGGGCTGGTGGTGTGGGCCGTTCTCTGA
- a CDS encoding energy-coupling factor ABC transporter ATP-binding protein, whose translation MISVEDYTYRYGEETLAVDGVSLTVAAGEFLVLAGPNGSGKTTLVRGFNGLLTPDAGEIRVNGTPVTDDLVAARASVGMVFQDPRDGFVAATVGGDVAFGPENLGLERQEIDRRVDDALDAVRMAGRHEDRIDELSGGERERVAIAGALAMDPDHLVLDEPFTGLDLRARESVLDRLRALNDDGVSVVVVTHDLRDLSTLADRTVVLSDGQVALDSDDPSPKELETLGVRPP comes from the coding sequence ATGATATCCGTCGAGGACTACACGTACCGCTACGGCGAGGAGACACTCGCCGTCGACGGCGTCTCCCTCACCGTCGCGGCCGGCGAGTTCCTCGTCCTCGCCGGCCCCAACGGTTCGGGGAAGACGACGCTCGTCCGCGGATTCAACGGCCTGTTGACGCCCGACGCCGGCGAAATCCGCGTGAACGGCACGCCCGTCACCGACGACCTCGTCGCCGCCCGCGCCAGCGTCGGCATGGTGTTTCAGGACCCTCGTGACGGCTTCGTCGCCGCGACGGTCGGCGGCGACGTGGCCTTCGGCCCCGAGAATCTGGGGCTGGAGCGGCAGGAGATCGACCGCCGCGTCGACGACGCCCTCGACGCCGTGCGCATGGCTGGTCGGCACGAGGACCGCATCGACGAACTCTCCGGCGGCGAGCGCGAACGCGTCGCCATCGCGGGCGCGCTGGCGATGGACCCCGATCACCTCGTCCTCGACGAACCGTTCACCGGACTCGACCTGCGCGCGCGGGAGTCGGTGCTCGACCGCCTCCGCGCACTCAACGACGACGGCGTCAGCGTCGTCGTCGTCACCCACGACCTGCGCGACCTCTCGACGCTCGCGGACCGGACGGTCGTCCTCTCGGACGGACAGGTGGCGCTCGATTCGGACGACCCGTCGCCGAAGGAGCTAGAGACGCTCGGCGTCCGCCCGCCATGA
- a CDS encoding biotin transporter BioY, with the protein MSTSTDSVELVGDEATSNVARAVLFAAATSATAPVDMVHPLAPNVPITLQTLWVYLAGIVLGPLWAGVAFTLYLLAGLIGLPVFAGGNAGLGVILGPTGGFLIGFPLAAMSIGAVAHGTDGLTPPSEIPVPRLVGALLAGTAVVYAAGAVGYSLVQAIGLVAAVSAVVVPFLPVAGLKVAATVAIVRSDALVAR; encoded by the coding sequence ATGTCGACATCGACCGACTCCGTCGAACTGGTGGGCGACGAGGCGACGAGCAACGTCGCCCGGGCGGTGCTGTTCGCGGCGGCGACCAGCGCTACGGCGCCAGTCGATATGGTCCATCCCCTCGCGCCGAACGTGCCAATCACGCTCCAGACGCTCTGGGTGTACCTCGCGGGTATCGTCCTCGGTCCCCTGTGGGCGGGCGTCGCGTTCACCCTCTACCTCCTCGCCGGCCTGATCGGCCTGCCCGTCTTCGCCGGCGGCAACGCCGGTCTCGGCGTCATCCTCGGTCCCACCGGCGGCTTCCTCATCGGCTTCCCCCTCGCCGCGATGTCTATCGGTGCCGTCGCCCACGGCACGGACGGGCTGACGCCGCCGTCCGAGATTCCGGTCCCCCGGCTCGTCGGCGCGCTACTCGCGGGCACCGCCGTCGTCTACGCCGCCGGCGCCGTCGGCTACTCGCTCGTGCAGGCCATCGGCCTCGTCGCCGCCGTCTCGGCCGTGGTCGTCCCCTTCCTCCCGGTTGCGGGGCTGAAAGTCGCCGCGACGGTCGCCATCGTCCGCAGCGACGCGCTCGTCGCTCGATGA
- a CDS encoding conditioned medium-induced protein 4 has translation MDDKTAELRDIFLDATGGEETVTERQAERRGSLVDGDADPDAVDARLRELVATMRERYEFDTDLDPDAYVSLIRGFYDGADDAALADALNLSADTVLQARLDCHLAREDDDETPAVEASRERAVRANHRFRDAFVELLTDKDLSDRLASDSREDGLREATEDIETDVSF, from the coding sequence ATGGACGACAAGACCGCGGAGCTACGGGACATCTTCCTCGACGCGACGGGTGGTGAGGAGACGGTGACGGAGCGACAGGCCGAGCGCCGCGGGTCACTCGTCGACGGCGACGCCGACCCCGACGCGGTCGACGCACGCCTGCGCGAACTCGTGGCGACCATGCGCGAGCGCTACGAGTTCGACACCGACCTCGACCCTGACGCGTACGTCAGCCTGATTCGGGGGTTCTACGACGGCGCGGACGACGCGGCGCTCGCGGACGCGCTCAATCTGTCGGCCGATACCGTCCTGCAGGCACGTCTCGACTGTCACCTCGCCCGCGAAGACGACGACGAGACGCCCGCCGTCGAGGCGAGTCGGGAGCGCGCCGTCCGCGCCAACCACCGTTTCCGGGACGCCTTCGTCGAACTCCTGACCGACAAGGATCTGTCCGACCGCCTCGCCAGCGACTCTCGCGAGGACGGACTGCGGGAGGCGACGGAGGACATCGAGACGGACGTGTCGTTCTAG
- a CDS encoding class I SAM-dependent methyltransferase → MRDTRTTNQRLWNEWSDAFQALWNADTDEGGLPPAPCPFASDAPGGSQPDLLPSVSGIDVVELGCGGGQASVGTAVEGAETVVGVDFSAAQLEHARWLRDLYGVEVQFVEGDVTRLPLADDTFDVAFSGWVVQMIENFDAYLTEARRVLRADGVLVFDVPHPFYECFDPATESLERSYHDAGRRAITIDEEYDADLTVFDRTVSDLHNAAVDAGFDVRRVLEPGSPDPDDYDDDPLDSNRPALMAKVPRTLRFWAVVR, encoded by the coding sequence ATGCGCGACACCCGAACGACGAACCAGCGACTCTGGAACGAATGGAGCGACGCCTTCCAAGCGCTCTGGAACGCCGACACCGACGAGGGCGGCCTCCCGCCGGCTCCGTGTCCGTTCGCGTCGGACGCGCCGGGCGGGAGTCAGCCCGACCTCCTCCCGTCGGTGTCGGGGATCGACGTCGTCGAACTGGGGTGTGGCGGCGGGCAGGCGAGCGTCGGCACCGCGGTGGAAGGCGCCGAGACGGTCGTCGGCGTGGATTTCTCGGCGGCGCAACTCGAACACGCCAGGTGGCTCCGGGATCTGTACGGCGTCGAGGTGCAGTTCGTCGAGGGCGACGTCACCCGACTGCCGCTGGCCGACGACACCTTCGACGTGGCCTTTTCGGGCTGGGTCGTGCAGATGATCGAGAACTTCGACGCGTATCTGACCGAAGCCAGACGCGTCCTCCGGGCGGACGGAGTGCTCGTGTTCGACGTGCCCCACCCGTTCTACGAGTGCTTCGATCCAGCGACGGAATCCCTCGAACGGAGTTACCACGACGCCGGGCGGCGGGCGATCACCATCGACGAGGAGTACGACGCGGATCTGACCGTCTTCGACCGGACGGTGAGCGACCTCCACAACGCGGCGGTCGACGCCGGCTTCGACGTGCGCCGGGTGCTCGAACCCGGGAGTCCCGATCCCGACGACTACGACGACGACCCCCTCGACAGCAACCGGCCAGCGTTGATGGCGAAGGTGCCGCGGACGCTCCGATTCTGGGCCGTCGTGCGGTGA